The proteins below are encoded in one region of Neofelis nebulosa isolate mNeoNeb1 chromosome 17, mNeoNeb1.pri, whole genome shotgun sequence:
- the MIA gene encoding melanoma-derived growth regulatory protein: protein MAGSPVFLGVIILLSAFSGPSVGGRAMPKLADRKLCADEECSYPISMAVALQDYVAPDCRFLTIHRGQVVYVFSKLKGRGRLFWGGSVQGDYYGDLVARLGYFPSSVVREDQTLKPGKIDVKTDKWDFYCQ from the exons ATGGCTGGGTCGCCAGTGTTCCTCGGTGTCATCATTTTGCTGTCTGCCTTCTCAGGGCCTAGTGTCGGGGGTCGCGCCATGCCCAAGCTGGCTGACCGCAAGCTGTGTGCTGATGAGGAATGCAGCT ACCCCATCTCCATGGCTGTGGCCCTGCAAGACTACGTGGCCCCCGACTGCCGTTTCCTGACCATACACAGGGGCCAAGTCGTGTACGTCTTCTCCAAGCTGAAGGGCCGAGGGCGGCTCTTCTGGGGAGGCAGC GTTCAGGGAGATTACTATGGAGATTTAGTTGCTCGTCTGGGCTATTTCCCCAGTAGTGTCGTACGTGAAGACCAGACCCTGAAACCTGGCAAAATTGATGTGAAGACAGAT aaaTGGGATTTCTACTGCCAGTGA